A single window of Neisseria sp. KEM232 DNA harbors:
- a CDS encoding Slam-dependent surface lipoprotein translates to MKNVKLAVAAVAVLAASSAFAASDFAGGASVSDQTKGVKRLEVLQGTGTYAGQAAIHIYDINATTDNSNGLANDKDVSFAKVDSTASNFFVKTFAKSVLGKDKNTGVTVAHLFKMKGFPWNVIPRMPDHSHLGRMSYAKVGNMDVYFGDWDNTPSGAANVNKDTKTNNYTVFYSGTGKTTNMPTSGTATYAVKGINGHYEQGTAVLKGDLKADFGKKTLAGTLSRTTGDLKTLGIDAKIVTNDASFSGKAVANGSVNGATKGNFFGNNAAGLAGIADFGKNNPNNTAFGGAKK, encoded by the coding sequence ATGAAAAATGTAAAACTGGCTGTTGCCGCCGTGGCCGTATTGGCCGCCTCCTCCGCTTTCGCCGCTTCCGATTTTGCCGGCGGTGCTTCTGTCTCTGACCAAACAAAAGGCGTGAAACGCCTCGAAGTATTGCAGGGAACGGGTACTTATGCCGGACAAGCCGCAATCCATATCTATGATATTAATGCCACAACCGATAATTCCAACGGCTTGGCAAACGACAAAGACGTTTCCTTTGCCAAAGTGGATAGCACCGCAAGCAATTTCTTTGTCAAAACCTTTGCTAAAAGCGTTTTGGGCAAAGACAAAAATACCGGTGTAACCGTTGCCCATCTGTTCAAGATGAAAGGCTTTCCGTGGAATGTGATCCCGAGAATGCCCGATCACTCCCACTTAGGCCGCATGTCTTATGCCAAGGTCGGCAATATGGATGTTTATTTTGGCGACTGGGACAACACCCCGTCAGGTGCGGCCAACGTCAATAAAGACACCAAAACCAACAACTACACCGTGTTCTACAGCGGCACGGGCAAAACCACCAATATGCCCACCAGCGGTACGGCCACTTATGCGGTTAAAGGCATCAATGGTCATTACGAGCAGGGCACTGCCGTATTGAAAGGTGATTTGAAAGCCGACTTCGGCAAGAAAACGCTGGCGGGCACTTTGAGCAGAACAACCGGTGATCTAAAAACCTTGGGAATTGATGCGAAAATCGTAACTAACGATGCTTCGTTCTCCGGCAAAGCCGTTGCCAACGGTTCGGTAAACGGTGCAACCAAAGGCAACTTCTTCGGCAACAACGCCGCAGGCTTGGCCGGTATCGCCGATTTTGGTAAAAACAATCCGAACAACACGGCTTTCGGCGGTGCGAAAAAATAA
- a CDS encoding TonB-dependent receptor domain-containing protein, whose amino-acid sequence MKTIDADDIVPEGQKYGLEVKVETSNNSIKQRKNVYEDSVDYRTLPEPSVATGGIWRALLDDTDRVDQRFEGRNKFFKDKAFRIAAATKQDNFDAMIAYAYRSKGNYFSGKKGAERYGYIGPLTPEKLEEIKRLEEEARKRGEDFWGSSNMLGSPNVARVGLFFHPGGEVSNTSLETKSWIGKTTFRLPHRQTLKLGLRRTHTTFGDVMPSRIIGPISNNSNLNKIAEWPRSWVKQNSVNIDYAFKPENSRWINFDATLWTTRTKSKTNTAGGSPGDTLYEDREFQRRYDTEMGIWQGLIQQWPHMTPEERKEWADMGYSPDKKPKVEPSTPNTNGRFNTVQGQAYYAKNERNGFTFANRMKLHPKLDLTVTGDYQYEKLRSRDNYSDELFWHGTDKYKEEIDKNNIRANYELSRFGYPRSGRRHEANLGFNFHFRPAEWLSLTAGARYTHFSINDDGRVLKEGVNWLGNPLQVNRGQVYTFTRVATPEEYAIYQRAKERLANNDYANDEEYILLSQQTQSITFGHSNGKIPHISQQAAREQSSRYKAPYQNPPIFYWLKDEHGRLNLADHPLLNSNILYEKVENPAYDPNDPNSPKTVYKYISTDTTHDLKNGRGVHNGVYMADMTAAERRRAQHQSGGGWAPAFSATVNFTDHARAYLRYTETLRYPSIFEGTYGFSSMGGFGRAGYGWKPEHAKNWEVGYIHDLTGLLPKMRRADFRINYFHNKTKNIIDRDENLEFEQFDKQIRTGVELSARFDSGRFFGGLGVLRNIKNEMCDSTFPYTHKIAWVEVGKGILLPPSCNHGGLSDTGYLASALQPRWSIDADLGARFFGEKLETGIRFHYHSRIKKSRDEAWNDYRNRYREFYNRTTSRRIRGQEWQPVATWDMYLRYKIGKNITAELVGTNLTDRYYLDPLSPSYMPAPGRTIRFGLTAKF is encoded by the coding sequence ATGAAAACCATCGACGCCGACGATATTGTCCCCGAAGGCCAAAAATACGGCCTCGAAGTCAAAGTCGAAACCTCAAACAACTCCATCAAACAGCGCAAAAACGTCTACGAAGACTCCGTCGACTACCGCACCCTGCCCGAACCATCCGTCGCCACCGGCGGCATCTGGCGCGCCTTGCTCGACGATACCGACCGCGTCGACCAACGCTTTGAAGGGCGTAACAAATTCTTCAAAGACAAAGCCTTCCGCATCGCCGCCGCCACCAAACAAGACAACTTCGATGCCATGATTGCCTACGCCTACCGCAGCAAGGGCAACTATTTCTCCGGCAAAAAAGGGGCGGAACGCTACGGCTATATCGGCCCGCTCACCCCGGAGAAGCTGGAAGAAATCAAAAGATTGGAAGAAGAAGCCCGCAAGCGTGGTGAAGATTTTTGGGGCAGCAGCAATATGCTTGGCTCTCCCAATGTTGCCCGAGTCGGCCTCTTCTTCCATCCCGGCGGCGAAGTGTCCAACACCTCGCTGGAAACCAAATCATGGATAGGCAAAACCACCTTCCGCCTGCCGCACCGCCAAACCCTCAAACTCGGCCTGCGCCGCACCCATACCACCTTCGGCGACGTCATGCCCTCGCGCATCATCGGCCCCATCTCCAACAACAGCAACCTCAACAAAATCGCCGAATGGCCGCGCTCGTGGGTAAAACAGAATTCCGTCAATATCGACTACGCCTTCAAACCCGAAAACAGCCGCTGGATAAACTTCGACGCAACCTTATGGACAACGCGCACCAAATCCAAAACCAATACCGCAGGCGGTTCGCCTGGTGACACACTTTACGAAGACCGCGAGTTTCAGCGCAGATACGACACAGAGATGGGTATCTGGCAGGGATTGATACAGCAATGGCCGCATATGACTCCGGAGGAGCGTAAGGAATGGGCGGATATGGGTTACAGCCCCGACAAAAAACCCAAAGTCGAGCCTTCCACTCCCAACACCAACGGCCGCTTCAATACCGTACAAGGCCAAGCCTATTACGCCAAAAACGAGCGCAACGGCTTCACCTTCGCCAACCGCATGAAGCTGCATCCCAAACTGGATCTAACCGTAACGGGCGACTACCAGTATGAAAAGCTGCGCTCGCGCGACAACTATTCCGACGAACTGTTTTGGCACGGTACAGACAAATACAAGGAGGAAATCGATAAAAACAACATCCGCGCCAACTACGAACTCAGCAGGTTCGGTTATCCGCGCAGCGGCAGAAGACACGAAGCCAACTTGGGCTTTAATTTCCATTTCAGGCCGGCCGAATGGCTGAGTCTTACCGCAGGCGCGCGCTACACGCATTTCAGCATCAACGACGACGGCAGGGTACTGAAAGAAGGCGTAAACTGGCTCGGCAATCCCTTGCAGGTCAACCGTGGACAGGTCTACACCTTTACCCGCGTTGCCACACCTGAAGAATATGCGATTTACCAACGAGCCAAAGAAAGGCTTGCAAACAATGACTATGCCAATGACGAAGAATATATTCTCTTATCTCAGCAGACGCAAAGCATTACCTTTGGGCACAGTAATGGAAAAATCCCTCATATCAGCCAGCAAGCTGCTCGTGAACAATCAAGCCGATATAAAGCACCTTATCAAAACCCACCCATCTTCTACTGGCTGAAAGACGAACACGGCCGTCTGAACCTTGCCGACCATCCGCTGCTGAACAGCAATATCCTGTATGAAAAAGTGGAAAACCCCGCCTACGACCCCAACGACCCGAACAGCCCGAAAACAGTTTACAAATACATTTCTACGGATACAACCCACGATTTGAAAAACGGGCGGGGCGTACATAACGGCGTGTACATGGCCGATATGACCGCCGCCGAACGCCGCCGCGCCCAACACCAAAGCGGCGGCGGCTGGGCGCCCGCCTTCTCCGCCACCGTCAACTTCACCGACCACGCCCGCGCCTACCTGCGCTACACCGAAACCCTGCGCTACCCCAGCATTTTTGAAGGCACCTACGGCTTTTCCAGCATGGGCGGATTCGGCCGCGCAGGCTATGGCTGGAAGCCCGAACACGCCAAAAACTGGGAAGTCGGCTATATCCACGATCTGACTGGACTGCTGCCGAAAATGCGCCGCGCCGATTTCCGTATCAACTACTTCCACAACAAAACCAAAAACATCATCGACCGCGACGAAAACTTGGAGTTCGAGCAGTTCGACAAACAGATACGCACCGGCGTGGAACTCTCCGCCCGCTTCGACAGCGGCCGCTTCTTCGGCGGTCTCGGCGTATTGCGTAATATTAAAAACGAAATGTGCGATTCGACTTTTCCTTATACGCATAAGATTGCTTGGGTCGAAGTCGGCAAAGGCATTCTTCTTCCTCCTTCTTGCAATCACGGCGGCCTTAGCGACACGGGTTACCTTGCCTCCGCTTTGCAGCCGCGCTGGTCGATAGATGCCGATCTCGGCGCACGCTTCTTCGGTGAAAAACTGGAAACAGGCATCCGCTTCCACTATCACAGCCGCATCAAAAAAAGCCGTGACGAGGCTTGGAATGACTACCGAAACCGCTATCGAGAGTTTTACAATCGGACAACATCACGACGTATCAGAGGCCAAGAATGGCAACCTGTCGCCACATGGGATATGTATCTGCGTTACAAAATCGGCAAAAACATCACCGCCGAGTTGGTGGGAACAAACCTGACTGACCGTTACTACCTCGACCCTCTCAGCCCGTCTTATATGCCAGCCCCGGGTAGAACAATACGTTTCGGGCTGACGGCAAAATTTTAA
- the mutS gene encoding DNA mismatch repair protein MutS → MSKPAVSPMMQQYLGIKADHQDKLVFYRMGDFYELFFDDAVEAAKLLDITLTTRGQMDGVPIKMAGVPFHAAEQYLARLVKMGKSVAVCEQVGEVGAGKGPVERKVVRIVTPGTLTDSALLEDKETNRIVAVCADKKRLGLAWASLQSGEFKTKITTPDRLSDELARLQAAEILLPDGKSAPEITLKDANITRLNAWQFAADSGFDLITRYFGAQDLRGFGLDPDEHAPAIGAAGALLNYIKLTQSGLPRHLDGLSLESESQYIDMDAATRRNLEITAPLGNKKSPTLFSVLDTCATHMGSRLLALWLHHPLRNRAHILARQEAVAALMENGTEALKGRLKTLSDIERIAARIAVGSARPRDLAGLRDSLDTLAQTQLPASPLLDTLKNIFPEGTQIAAALRAAILPEPAVWLRDGGVINHGYNAELDELRHIQNHGDEFLLALEARERERTGLTTLKVEYNRVHGFYIELSKIQAEQAPADYQRRQTLKNAERFITPELKTFEDKVLTAQEQALALEKKLYDQLIKDLQNQLPLLQKTAKAAAALDVLTAFAGLAAEHNYSRPEFTDYPAIDISDGRHPVIEQQVRHFTANHTRLDDKHRLMLLTGPNMGGKSTYMRQTALIVLLAHTGSYVPAAAAKIGPIDRIFTRIGASDDLASNRSTFMVEMSETAYILHHATPQSLVLMDEVGRGTSTFDGLAIAHAVAEHLLRKNKSFSLFATHYFELTALPEAHPAAINMHLAALEEGRDIVFLHHVEPGPTGKSYGIAVAKLAGLPAAALKAAQKHLEHLETQAAAARPQLDIFSLLPEERPSEKEHGQTDLSDGANSLSDGLHSPATENPDGTKRPSENTPPNPNSETLIRTLADIRPDELTPRQALDLIYRLKALSSEKAV, encoded by the coding sequence ATGAGCAAACCCGCCGTTTCCCCGATGATGCAGCAGTATTTGGGCATTAAAGCCGACCACCAAGACAAATTGGTGTTTTACCGCATGGGCGATTTTTACGAGCTGTTTTTCGACGACGCGGTGGAAGCGGCCAAACTGCTCGATATCACGCTGACCACGCGCGGGCAGATGGACGGCGTGCCGATTAAGATGGCGGGCGTGCCGTTTCACGCGGCGGAGCAGTATTTGGCGCGGCTGGTGAAGATGGGCAAAAGCGTGGCGGTGTGCGAGCAGGTGGGCGAAGTCGGCGCGGGCAAAGGGCCGGTGGAGCGCAAAGTCGTGCGCATCGTTACGCCCGGCACGCTGACCGACTCAGCCTTATTGGAAGACAAAGAAACCAACCGCATCGTTGCCGTCTGCGCCGACAAAAAACGGCTGGGGCTGGCCTGGGCGTCGCTGCAAAGCGGCGAATTCAAAACAAAAATCACCACACCCGACCGCCTTTCCGACGAACTCGCCCGCCTGCAGGCGGCGGAAATCCTGCTGCCCGACGGCAAATCCGCGCCCGAAATCACCCTGAAAGACGCCAACATCACCCGCCTCAACGCCTGGCAGTTTGCCGCCGACAGCGGTTTCGACCTCATCACCCGCTACTTCGGCGCGCAGGATTTGCGCGGCTTCGGCCTCGACCCCGACGAACACGCCCCCGCCATCGGCGCGGCCGGCGCCCTGCTCAACTACATCAAACTCACCCAATCCGGCCTGCCGCGCCACCTCGACGGCCTCTCCCTCGAAAGCGAAAGCCAATATATAGACATGGACGCCGCCACCCGGCGCAACCTCGAAATCACCGCCCCCCTCGGCAACAAAAAATCCCCCACCCTCTTTTCCGTCCTCGACACCTGCGCCACCCACATGGGCAGCCGCCTGCTCGCCCTCTGGCTGCACCACCCCCTGCGCAACCGCGCCCACATCCTCGCCCGCCAGGAAGCCGTCGCCGCCCTGATGGAAAACGGTACCGAAGCCCTCAAAGGCCGTCTGAAAACCCTGTCCGACATCGAACGCATCGCCGCCCGCATCGCCGTCGGCTCCGCCCGCCCGCGCGACCTGGCCGGACTGCGCGACAGCCTCGACACCCTCGCGCAAACCCAACTGCCCGCCTCCCCCCTGTTGGACACCCTGAAAAACATCTTCCCCGAAGGCACACAGATTGCCGCCGCCCTGCGCGCCGCCATCCTGCCCGAACCCGCCGTCTGGCTGCGCGACGGCGGCGTCATCAACCACGGCTACAACGCCGAACTCGACGAACTGCGCCACATCCAAAACCACGGCGACGAATTCCTCCTCGCCCTCGAAGCCCGCGAGCGCGAACGCACCGGCCTGACCACCCTCAAAGTCGAATACAACCGCGTCCACGGCTTCTATATAGAACTGTCCAAAATCCAAGCCGAACAAGCCCCCGCCGACTACCAACGCCGCCAAACCCTTAAAAACGCCGAACGCTTCATCACCCCCGAACTCAAAACCTTCGAAGACAAAGTCCTCACCGCCCAAGAACAAGCCCTCGCCCTAGAAAAAAAACTCTACGACCAACTCATCAAAGACCTGCAAAACCAACTCCCCCTGCTGCAAAAAACCGCCAAAGCCGCCGCCGCCCTCGACGTCCTCACCGCCTTTGCCGGACTTGCCGCCGAACACAACTACAGCCGCCCCGAATTCACCGACTACCCCGCCATCGACATTTCAGACGGCCGCCACCCCGTTATCGAACAACAAGTGCGCCACTTCACCGCCAACCACACCCGCCTCGACGACAAACACCGCCTCATGCTCCTTACCGGCCCCAACATGGGCGGCAAATCCACCTACATGCGGCAAACCGCCCTCATTGTCCTCCTGGCGCACACCGGCAGCTACGTCCCCGCCGCCGCCGCCAAAATCGGCCCCATCGACCGCATCTTCACCCGCATCGGCGCCTCCGACGACCTCGCCTCCAACCGCTCCACCTTCATGGTCGAAATGAGCGAAACCGCCTACATCCTCCACCACGCCACCCCCCAATCCCTCGTCCTCATGGACGAAGTCGGCCGCGGCACCTCCACCTTCGACGGCCTCGCCATCGCCCACGCCGTTGCCGAACACCTCCTGCGCAAAAACAAATCCTTCAGCCTCTTCGCCACCCACTACTTCGAACTCACCGCCCTGCCCGAAGCCCATCCCGCCGCCATCAACATGCACCTGGCCGCCCTCGAAGAAGGACGCGACATCGTCTTCCTCCACCACGTCGAACCCGGCCCCACCGGCAAAAGCTACGGCATCGCCGTCGCCAAACTCGCCGGCCTGCCCGCCGCCGCCCTCAAAGCCGCGCAAAAACACCTCGAACACCTCGAAACCCAAGCCGCCGCCGCCCGCCCCCAACTCGATATCTTCTCCCTCCTGCCCGAAGAGAGGCCGTCTGAAAAAGAACACGGCCAAACCGATTTGTCCGACGGGGCAAACAGCCTTTCAGACGGCCTCCATAGCCCCGCAACCGAAAACCCTGATGGCACAAAAAGGCCGTCTGAAAACACACCGCCAAACCCAAACAGCGAAACCCTCATCCGCACCCTCGCCGACATCCGCCCCGACGAACTCACCCCCCGCCAAGCCCTCGACCTTATCTACCGCCTCAAAGCCCTCAGCAGCGAAAAGGCCGTCTGA
- a CDS encoding DUF1801 domain-containing protein, giving the protein MDQKVKNLLDDWQKSNPALYEIANSVRTKIGQLADMASEEVKYGGILFAAPEPFCGIFVYKQHVTVEFAHGAEMADPHGLLEGKGKGRRHLKLHTLEDVENKHLTDYLRLAQQAAE; this is encoded by the coding sequence ATGGATCAAAAAGTAAAAAATCTGCTGGATGATTGGCAAAAGAGTAATCCTGCCTTGTATGAAATCGCCAATAGCGTGCGCACGAAAATAGGGCAACTGGCAGACATGGCGAGCGAAGAAGTGAAATATGGCGGTATTTTGTTTGCCGCACCCGAACCGTTTTGCGGCATTTTTGTTTACAAGCAGCATGTAACTGTGGAATTTGCTCACGGTGCCGAGATGGCAGACCCGCACGGTTTATTGGAAGGCAAAGGTAAAGGCCGCCGCCATTTGAAATTACATACGCTTGAAGATGTAGAAAATAAGCATTTGACGGATTACTTACGGTTGGCGCAACAAGCAGCAGAATAA
- a CDS encoding helix-turn-helix domain-containing protein translates to MGKTAHRAFDCAEGCSVEAALAVIGGKWKGTILYRLHRDGVLRFNEIRRILPSVSQRTLTAQLRALEADGIIERTVYAEVPPRVEYRLSAYGQTLAPVLTALKDWGDAHKERAA, encoded by the coding sequence ATGGGCAAAACCGCACACCGCGCATTCGACTGCGCCGAAGGCTGCTCGGTGGAAGCCGCGCTTGCCGTTATCGGCGGCAAGTGGAAAGGCACGATTCTCTACCGCCTGCACCGCGACGGCGTGCTGCGCTTCAACGAAATCCGCCGCATCCTGCCCTCGGTATCGCAGCGCACGCTGACCGCGCAACTGCGCGCGCTGGAAGCCGACGGCATCATCGAACGCACTGTTTACGCCGAAGTGCCACCGCGCGTCGAATACCGCTTGAGCGCCTACGGACAAACGCTTGCACCGGTGCTGACGGCGTTGAAAGATTGGGGCGATGCGCACAAGGAAAGGGCAGCCTGA
- a CDS encoding alpha/beta fold hydrolase: MTATLHYQNAELSYQLGGKADAPAIVLLHGGLGSAEDFAPLLPRLQAHFRTLAIDTRGHGRSTRGDVPLTYAQTADDARQIIEAVGLRQFHLFGFSDGGVTAYRIAADDTRVQSVLTVGAQWHSRDTPREMMASLTVADVRGQMSEQVAAYQKHNPRPDLDALVADLRRLWTDDTAAGFPNENTTNIKAPVLAVRGEDDFLLSAEALNSLRQVLPEAHLMNVPFAAHEVIKEQPEILWAAMKVFYKL, from the coding sequence ATGACCGCAACCCTGCATTACCAAAACGCCGAACTGTCCTACCAACTCGGCGGCAAAGCCGACGCGCCCGCCATCGTCCTGCTGCATGGTGGACTCGGTTCGGCGGAGGATTTCGCCCCGCTGCTGCCCCGCCTGCAAGCGCATTTCCGCACTCTCGCCATTGACACGCGCGGACACGGACGCTCCACGCGCGGCGACGTGCCGCTGACTTACGCCCAAACCGCCGACGACGCGCGGCAGATTATCGAAGCCGTCGGGCTGCGCCAGTTTCACCTGTTCGGATTCAGCGACGGCGGTGTTACCGCCTACCGCATTGCCGCCGATGATACCCGCGTGCAGTCCGTGCTGACCGTCGGCGCGCAATGGCACAGCCGCGACACCCCGCGCGAAATGATGGCAAGCCTCACCGTTGCCGACGTGCGCGGGCAGATGTCCGAGCAGGTCGCCGCCTACCAAAAACACAACCCCCGCCCCGATTTGGACGCGCTGGTCGCCGACCTGCGCCGCCTGTGGACGGACGACACGGCGGCAGGATTCCCGAATGAAAACACCACCAACATCAAAGCCCCCGTGCTGGCGGTGCGCGGCGAAGACGATTTCCTGCTCTCCGCCGAAGCCCTGAACAGCTTGCGCCAAGTCCTACCTGAAGCGCACCTGATGAACGTGCCGTTTGCCGCGCATGAAGTCATCAAAGAGCAGCCTGAAATCCTGTGGGCGGCGATGAAAGTGTTTTACAAGCTGTAA
- a CDS encoding zinc-binding alcohol dehydrogenase family protein, which produces MKAIGFNRPLPVSDENCLLDIELPAPELRERDLLVEVRAVSVNPADVKVRAAHTPAAGQYRILGWDAAGVVRAVGGGVQHFQVGDEVYYAGVINRPGSYAQLQAVDERIVARKPRTLDFAEAAALPLTALTAWETLFDRLDVNKPVAGGSRALLLVGGAGGVGSITVQLLKTLTDIQTIATASRPESEAWLRRLGADYVINHRHSLPEQVAALGIGAPSWAFSTNHSAHYLPQLAELLAPQGRIALIDDPDVLDANPLKGKSLSLHWEFMFTRPMRETADIARQGEILAKVAQLVDEGRLKTTATRIINGINAANLRQAHQLVERGDMIGKVVLAGW; this is translated from the coding sequence ATGAAAGCCATCGGATTCAACCGCCCGCTGCCCGTCAGCGATGAAAATTGCCTGCTCGACATCGAACTACCCGCGCCGGAATTGCGCGAACGCGATTTATTGGTCGAAGTGCGTGCCGTGTCGGTTAATCCCGCCGACGTCAAAGTCCGCGCCGCGCATACGCCTGCAGCAGGGCAGTACCGTATTTTGGGCTGGGATGCAGCGGGTGTGGTCAGAGCCGTCGGTGGCGGTGTGCAGCATTTTCAGGTCGGCGACGAAGTCTATTACGCCGGCGTGATTAACCGCCCCGGCTCGTATGCGCAGTTGCAGGCGGTGGACGAGCGCATCGTCGCCCGCAAACCGCGCACGCTCGATTTTGCCGAAGCAGCCGCATTGCCGCTGACCGCGCTCACCGCGTGGGAAACGTTGTTTGACCGTCTCGACGTGAACAAACCCGTCGCCGGTGGCAGTCGCGCCCTGCTCCTGGTGGGCGGTGCGGGCGGCGTCGGCTCGATTACCGTGCAGTTGTTGAAAACGCTCACCGACATCCAAACCATCGCCACCGCCTCGCGTCCAGAAAGCGAAGCATGGCTGCGCCGCCTCGGCGCGGATTACGTCATCAACCACCGCCACAGCCTGCCCGAACAAGTGGCCGCGCTCGGCATCGGTGCGCCGTCGTGGGCATTTTCCACCAACCACAGCGCACACTACCTGCCGCAACTGGCAGAGCTGCTCGCGCCGCAAGGCCGCATCGCACTGATTGACGACCCCGACGTCCTCGACGCCAACCCGTTGAAAGGCAAAAGCCTCTCGCTGCATTGGGAATTCATGTTTACCCGCCCCATGCGCGAAACCGCCGACATCGCGCGCCAGGGCGAAATCCTCGCCAAAGTGGCGCAACTGGTGGACGAAGGCCGTCTGAAAACCACCGCTACGCGTATCATCAACGGCATCAACGCCGCCAACCTGCGCCAAGCGCATCAGCTGGTGGAGCGTGGCGACATGATTGGCAAGGTGGTGCTGGCGGGGTGGTAA
- a CDS encoding esterase-like activity of phytase family protein, producing the protein MKQTTLLAALIGLFAAHPALAETLPMPVEKLGEVQGVPFYKGYGSSIDADPQNPNRFYGLTDRGPNADGGENIKIFLQPDFTPSIGHFEIQTNGTIKKLRDIPLKDANGKPLTGLPNPKGYGTSKETVVDTDKHLLQRDITGIDSEGLAVMKDGTFWVSDEYGPHIVHFDRNGFELERMSPRGVQTNGRRLPAVLGHLRPNRGMEGLTTTPSNRVLVGIMQSTLHNPSKDAVKNESVTRILSFDLATGKTKQYLYRQGGNYWKNSEIRAIDEHRFLVDEHNGKNVKHVYLIDLRGATDVSDPADSENGFKVNGKAIEENTWEELAAAGIKPVSKVLVSDVKKDVDFQSSKFEGMWVADGGKTLWIINDDDFGIDSKDDHTIVPKRLPNGETDATRLYRIPLNIK; encoded by the coding sequence ATGAAACAAACAACCCTTCTTGCCGCCCTGATCGGCCTGTTCGCCGCCCATCCCGCCCTTGCCGAAACCCTCCCCATGCCCGTGGAAAAACTGGGCGAAGTGCAGGGCGTGCCGTTTTACAAAGGCTACGGCTCGTCCATCGACGCCGACCCGCAAAACCCCAACCGCTTCTACGGCTTAACCGACCGCGGCCCCAATGCCGACGGCGGCGAAAACATCAAAATCTTCCTGCAGCCGGACTTCACGCCGAGCATCGGCCATTTTGAAATCCAAACCAACGGCACAATTAAAAAACTGCGCGACATCCCACTCAAAGACGCCAACGGCAAACCGCTCACCGGCCTGCCCAACCCCAAAGGCTACGGCACCTCCAAAGAAACCGTGGTCGATACCGACAAACACCTCTTGCAGCGCGACATCACCGGCATCGACAGCGAAGGGCTGGCAGTGATGAAAGACGGCACTTTCTGGGTGTCCGACGAATACGGCCCGCACATCGTGCACTTTGACCGCAACGGCTTCGAGCTCGAGCGCATGAGTCCGCGCGGCGTGCAAACCAACGGCCGCCGCCTGCCCGCCGTACTCGGCCATCTGCGCCCCAACCGCGGCATGGAAGGCTTGACCACCACGCCGAGCAACCGCGTATTGGTCGGCATCATGCAATCGACGTTGCACAACCCGAGCAAAGATGCGGTGAAAAACGAATCGGTAACGCGCATCTTGTCGTTTGATTTGGCAACAGGCAAAACCAAGCAATACCTGTACCGCCAAGGCGGCAACTATTGGAAAAACTCCGAAATCCGCGCCATCGACGAACACCGCTTTTTGGTGGACGAACACAACGGCAAAAACGTGAAACACGTTTACCTGATTGACCTGCGCGGCGCCACCGACGTTTCCGACCCCGCCGACAGCGAAAACGGCTTCAAAGTGAACGGCAAAGCGATTGAAGAAAACACTTGGGAAGAACTCGCTGCTGCGGGCATCAAGCCTGTGAGCAAAGTTTTGGTGAGCGACGTGAAAAAAGACGTGGACTTCCAATCGTCCAAATTTGAAGGCATGTGGGTCGCCGACGGCGGCAAAACGCTGTGGATTATCAACGATGACGATTTCGGCATCGATTCCAAAGACGACCACACCATCGTGCCCAAACGCCTGCCCAACGGCGAAACCGATGCCACGCGCTTGTACCGCATTCCGCTGAACATCAAGTAA